Proteins found in one Novosphingobium humi genomic segment:
- a CDS encoding PD-(D/E)XK nuclease family protein, whose amino-acid sequence MSEIREGLQGVIEAYIERLPQLDAQTLAAEMYGASRLNSFFILRPDERRITDVLADLLDPKGRHGQGNLFLNAFLQALELRKIGWKDPVTVKVDAGTEKGGLIDLLINHEKFLIGIEMKIFAPERERQLADYHEHLAKEAQSRPFALVFLADQKPKSAQDKVIRMPWAAPDKDFDQKSWRWARPMAAILAETLPDIRSERCRSYINEFLDWIGATFGGVKMKDLEFATYVDAVKGAFGTQANRHFLGAVMEASGAIHQLVVDEIEAALREAIKAKGHEVSLVGEASLFDALAERDKPWGVRKKGWENNLTVVIQSENGRYALVFSGIRALRPGGPDAKKRPQDVCNSRKTLEEYQKAHFSIRYQDGECWFAYQDLEPLYKNWNADFAARILLESPNGNIAQHPQIKALAAQMIAFIQFVDAALQYASDQKADSPTP is encoded by the coding sequence ATGAGCGAGATAAGAGAAGGTCTGCAAGGCGTCATCGAGGCTTATATTGAAAGGTTGCCGCAGCTCGATGCGCAGACCCTGGCCGCCGAAATGTATGGTGCGTCGCGTCTGAACAGCTTTTTCATTTTGCGGCCAGACGAACGGAGGATCACCGATGTTCTTGCCGATTTGCTCGATCCCAAGGGCCGCCATGGACAGGGCAATCTGTTCCTCAATGCGTTTTTGCAGGCACTGGAATTGCGAAAGATCGGGTGGAAAGACCCGGTTACGGTCAAAGTCGATGCTGGAACGGAAAAGGGCGGCCTGATTGACTTGCTCATCAACCATGAGAAGTTTCTGATCGGCATTGAGATGAAAATCTTCGCCCCGGAACGCGAACGGCAATTGGCGGATTATCACGAACACCTTGCGAAAGAAGCGCAAAGCAGGCCGTTTGCCTTGGTGTTTCTGGCCGATCAGAAGCCCAAGTCAGCGCAGGACAAGGTCATCCGCATGCCATGGGCTGCGCCGGACAAGGATTTTGACCAAAAGTCATGGCGCTGGGCGCGGCCGATGGCGGCCATTCTGGCTGAGACTTTGCCTGATATCAGGTCCGAGCGGTGCAGGTCTTACATCAACGAGTTTCTGGACTGGATTGGCGCAACGTTTGGAGGGGTAAAGATGAAAGACCTAGAATTTGCCACCTATGTCGATGCCGTCAAAGGGGCCTTTGGAACGCAGGCAAACCGGCACTTCCTTGGCGCTGTGATGGAGGCCAGCGGGGCCATTCATCAATTGGTGGTGGACGAGATAGAGGCGGCTTTGCGTGAGGCCATCAAGGCCAAGGGGCATGAGGTCTCTTTGGTGGGAGAAGCATCCCTTTTCGATGCCTTAGCCGAAAGGGATAAGCCTTGGGGTGTGCGCAAGAAAGGCTGGGAGAATAATCTGACCGTTGTCATCCAGTCCGAAAATGGCCGATATGCATTGGTGTTTTCCGGAATAAGAGCCCTTCGCCCCGGTGGCCCAGACGCCAAAAAGCGTCCTCAAGACGTTTGCAATAGTCGGAAGACATTGGAAGAATACCAAAAAGCGCATTTCAGCATAAGATATCAAGACGGTGAATGTTGGTTCGCCTATCAGGATCTCGAGCCTCTCTATAAAAACTGGAACGCCGATTTCGCGGCCCGTATCCTTCTGGAATCGCCCAATGGCAACATCGCCCAGCATCCGCAGATCAAAGCGCTGGCCGCGCAGATGATTGCCTTTATTCAATTCGTCGATGCAGCCCTGCAGTATGCTTCGGATCAGAAGGCGGACAGCCCCACGCCCTGA
- a CDS encoding GDSL-type esterase/lipase family protein: MKSLAYVDRGAVLFVGIAVGAVLAMSYVHQGQPFASMAMAGPAKARQEMAAPPAQAATPTDNCAGDFPLSPRVLAGLRADRPLRIGIIGDSFGDGIFAATNGMFRKKDGFEVYRFSKEGTGLTRYQSLDVLDHVKAKFAEQPIDIAIIDIGANDTQGVREAGHGAAYMSERWQSVVGGRASALVAYLRQQGVAVAWVGLPRMRKADYDRDVQAMNGFYAGLMCKLHVPFVNPVSASEDKDHHFAKELIDSTTKTPYVARAEDGIHMTFHGYREITKPVLTRIALLAKQDGPDEK; this comes from the coding sequence ATGAAAAGTCTTGCCTATGTGGATCGTGGGGCTGTGCTCTTTGTGGGGATAGCCGTGGGCGCGGTTTTGGCCATGTCCTATGTCCATCAAGGGCAGCCGTTTGCCTCGATGGCCATGGCCGGACCGGCCAAGGCGCGGCAGGAGATGGCTGCGCCGCCCGCGCAAGCAGCCACGCCCACCGACAATTGCGCCGGCGATTTTCCGCTCTCGCCGCGGGTATTGGCAGGGTTGCGCGCTGATCGGCCCTTGCGCATCGGCATCATCGGCGACAGTTTTGGCGATGGCATATTCGCGGCCACCAATGGGATGTTCCGCAAAAAGGATGGCTTTGAAGTCTATCGCTTTTCAAAGGAAGGGACCGGCCTGACGCGCTATCAGAGCCTTGATGTGCTGGACCATGTAAAGGCCAAATTTGCCGAGCAGCCAATCGACATCGCCATCATCGACATTGGCGCCAATGATACCCAGGGCGTACGCGAGGCCGGCCATGGCGCCGCCTATATGAGCGAACGTTGGCAATCGGTGGTGGGCGGCCGGGCGAGCGCCTTGGTGGCCTATTTGCGGCAACAGGGCGTGGCGGTGGCCTGGGTCGGCCTTCCGCGTATGCGCAAGGCCGATTATGATCGCGATGTTCAGGCGATGAACGGTTTTTACGCCGGGCTGATGTGCAAATTGCATGTTCCTTTCGTCAACCCCGTGTCGGCCAGCGAGGACAAGGACCATCATTTCGCCAAGGAATTGATCGATAGCACGACCAAAACCCCTTATGTGGCGCGCGCCGAGGATGGCATTCACATGACCTTTCACGGCTATCGCGAAATTACCAAGCCGGTGCTGACGCGCATCGCGCTTTTGGCCAAGCAGGATGGGCCTGACGAGAAATGA
- a CDS encoding helix-turn-helix domain-containing protein, with the protein MPIPTALRNARLSKGMTQKELGQRIGLPQSHVSKIESGGVDPQLSSLIEMARALEMELVLVPRKDLPAIAALTDDAPAPAYRLEDEA; encoded by the coding sequence ATGCCCATCCCCACCGCCCTGCGCAACGCCCGCCTGTCCAAAGGCATGACCCAAAAGGAGCTGGGCCAGCGCATCGGCCTGCCGCAAAGCCATGTGTCGAAAATCGAGAGCGGGGGCGTCGACCCCCAGCTTTCCAGTCTGATCGAGATGGCCCGCGCGCTGGAGATGGAACTGGTGCTGGTGCCGCGCAAGGATTTGCCCGCCATTGCCGCGCTGACGGATGACGCCCCGGCCCCGGCCTATCGTCTGGAGGATGAGGCATGA
- a CDS encoding type II toxin-antitoxin system HipA family toxin: MSEAAALAIFLHDRRVGTLVRLDGDRSIFTFDDAYIADADRPTLSLAYRDTRGGLLNAPRSYQTQIEPFFSNLLPEGTLRDYLARRAGVKAIREYPLLALVGADLPGAVKALPIEAAPLPAPAAAPVDRPAAQALRFSLAGVQLKFSAVQNRGKKGGLTIPANGMGGNWIVKLPSARHPDVPENEFAAMSLARMVGVDVPDIDLLPLDAIAGLPAGIARYGASAYAIRRFDRGTSGPVHIEDFAQVFNVFPDDKYENASYRHILSVLAIETDEASVVEFIRRLTYCVLIGNGDMHLKNWSLIYPDGRRPVLAPAYDLLSTVAYIPEEDAALKFHRSRAWESFTYEELTVMADRARLPARLIVDTAHETVERYDAAWAQERRHLGFSGDVIATIEGHRASLAI, encoded by the coding sequence ATGAGCGAGGCGGCGGCGCTGGCCATATTCCTGCATGACCGCCGGGTCGGCACGCTGGTTCGCCTTGACGGCGATCGCAGCATTTTCACCTTTGACGATGCCTATATTGCCGATGCGGACCGCCCCACCCTATCGCTGGCCTATCGCGACACGCGCGGGGGGCTGCTCAACGCGCCGCGATCCTATCAGACGCAGATCGAGCCGTTTTTCTCCAACCTCCTGCCCGAAGGCACCTTGCGCGACTATCTGGCGCGGCGGGCGGGGGTGAAGGCCATCCGCGAATATCCGCTGCTGGCGCTGGTGGGCGCGGATCTGCCCGGCGCGGTCAAGGCGCTGCCGATTGAGGCCGCGCCCCTGCCCGCGCCCGCCGCCGCGCCGGTCGACAGGCCCGCCGCTCAGGCTTTGCGCTTCTCGCTGGCGGGGGTGCAATTGAAATTCTCCGCCGTTCAAAATCGGGGCAAGAAAGGCGGGCTGACCATTCCGGCCAATGGCATGGGCGGCAACTGGATCGTCAAATTGCCCTCGGCGCGGCATCCCGATGTGCCGGAAAATGAATTTGCCGCGATGTCGCTGGCGCGGATGGTGGGCGTGGATGTGCCCGACATCGACCTGCTGCCGCTTGACGCTATTGCGGGCCTGCCTGCGGGCATCGCGCGCTATGGCGCCTCGGCCTATGCGATCCGGCGGTTTGATCGGGGCACCTCCGGCCCGGTGCATATCGAGGACTTTGCGCAGGTTTTCAACGTCTTTCCCGACGATAAATATGAAAATGCCAGCTATCGGCACATCCTCTCGGTGCTGGCCATCGAAACGGATGAGGCCAGCGTGGTCGAGTTCATCCGCCGCCTCACCTATTGCGTGCTGATCGGAAATGGCGACATGCACTTGAAAAACTGGTCGTTGATCTATCCCGATGGGCGGCGGCCGGTGTTGGCGCCTGCCTATGATCTGCTCTCGACGGTGGCCTATATTCCCGAAGAGGACGCGGCGTTGAAATTTCATCGCTCGCGGGCGTGGGAGTCCTTTACCTATGAAGAACTGACCGTGATGGCCGACCGGGCGCGCCTGCCGGCACGGCTGATCGTGGACACAGCGCACGAAACGGTTGAACGCTATGATGCGGCATGGGCACAGGAGCGGCGGCATCTGGGCTTTTCGGGGGATGTGATCGCGACGATTGAGGGGCATCGAGCAAGCTTGGCGATTTGA